The Littorina saxatilis isolate snail1 linkage group LG13, US_GU_Lsax_2.0, whole genome shotgun sequence genome contains a region encoding:
- the LOC138945786 gene encoding uncharacterized protein isoform X1, with translation MGQPFSQLFGTYPQTPRPPAGSAMTGTVHFDVPDTAHSTSRSSRPFLSRNVSMEEADNSVNEIHESLPRKAAVRLYRQISSGFNSRTIRCILVVSLGLNLIFAILVGIFVGFWQSSRDFNTDSSADAISSMPTREQLYSCFPCSEEGIPGLQMSVRSKNGVCCAKDSIPGFERSNRYLQLTRDYVRGHCPDKQDTEWPSGNQKNDPPSAAHLTLDVSKSKKNLQDLHKDKHYLSWNVKDDTGISFISSDLRYVNGTITIPTQGRYHIYTHLTFDTYSNNLDQEQLVVDHSIARISRGSPTYLVLDKVNLQPRVVKSSDLEGTFELRQGDVVKVIVSYPSYLYNLPQTNVFGLFKLVSG, from the exons ATGGGTCAGCCATTTAGCCAACTGTTTGGAACGTATCCCCAG ACGCCGCGCCCGCCAGCAGGGTCCGCTATGACGGGAACGGTTCACTTCGACGTCCCAGACACCGCTCACTCCACCTCCCGGTCCTCCAGGCCCTTCCTCAGTCGCAACGTCTCCATGGAGGAGGCAGACAACTCCGTCAACGAGATCCACGAGAGCCTCCCTCGCAAGGCCGCCGTCAGGCTCTACCGCCAGATCAGCTCAGGTTTCAACTCAAGAACGATCAGATGCATCTTGGTGGTTTCGCTCGGCCTCAACCTGATTTTCGCCATCCTCGTTGGGATTTTTGTTGGGTTCTGGCAGTCGTCCAGGGACTTTAACACTGACAGCAGTGCGGATGCAATAAGCAGCATGCCCACTAGAGAACAGTTGTATTCGTGTTTTCCGTGCTCGGAAGAGGGGATTCCTGGACTGCAGATGTCGGTGCGGTCCAAGAACGGTGTGTGTTGTGCCAAAGACAGTATACCTGGATTCGAACGCTCCAACAGATAT CTGCAGTTGACCCGGGATTACGTGCGAGGACACTGTCCTGATAAACAAG ACACAGAGTGGCCAAGTGGAAACCAAAAGAACGACCCGCCGTCCGCTGCCCATCTGACGCTGGACGTGTCCAAGTCAAAGAAGAACCTGCAGGATCTGCACAAAGACAAAC ACTACCTGTCATGGAACGTAAAAGACGACACCGGCATCAGCTTCATCTCCAGCGACCTGCGCTACGTCAACGGCACCATCACCATCCCCACCCAGGGCCGCTACCACATCTACACCCACCTTACCTTCGACACCTACTCCAACAACCTGGACCAGGAGCAGCTGGTGGTGGATCACTCCATCGCTAGGATCTCCCGGGGCAGCCCCACCTACCTCGTCCTTGACAAGGTCAACCTTCAGCCCCGCGTCGTCAAGAGTAGCGACCTTGAGGGCACCTTCGAGCTGCGCCAAGGTGACGTTGTCAAGGTCATCGTCTCCTATCCCAGTTACTTGTACAATCTGCCTCAGACGAACGTGTTCGGCTTGTTTAAGCTGGTGTCGGGGTAG
- the LOC138945786 gene encoding uncharacterized protein isoform X2 — MTGTVHFDVPDTAHSTSRSSRPFLSRNVSMEEADNSVNEIHESLPRKAAVRLYRQISSGFNSRTIRCILVVSLGLNLIFAILVGIFVGFWQSSRDFNTDSSADAISSMPTREQLYSCFPCSEEGIPGLQMSVRSKNGVCCAKDSIPGFERSNRYLQLTRDYVRGHCPDKQDTEWPSGNQKNDPPSAAHLTLDVSKSKKNLQDLHKDKHYLSWNVKDDTGISFISSDLRYVNGTITIPTQGRYHIYTHLTFDTYSNNLDQEQLVVDHSIARISRGSPTYLVLDKVNLQPRVVKSSDLEGTFELRQGDVVKVIVSYPSYLYNLPQTNVFGLFKLVSG; from the exons ATGACGGGAACGGTTCACTTCGACGTCCCAGACACCGCTCACTCCACCTCCCGGTCCTCCAGGCCCTTCCTCAGTCGCAACGTCTCCATGGAGGAGGCAGACAACTCCGTCAACGAGATCCACGAGAGCCTCCCTCGCAAGGCCGCCGTCAGGCTCTACCGCCAGATCAGCTCAGGTTTCAACTCAAGAACGATCAGATGCATCTTGGTGGTTTCGCTCGGCCTCAACCTGATTTTCGCCATCCTCGTTGGGATTTTTGTTGGGTTCTGGCAGTCGTCCAGGGACTTTAACACTGACAGCAGTGCGGATGCAATAAGCAGCATGCCCACTAGAGAACAGTTGTATTCGTGTTTTCCGTGCTCGGAAGAGGGGATTCCTGGACTGCAGATGTCGGTGCGGTCCAAGAACGGTGTGTGTTGTGCCAAAGACAGTATACCTGGATTCGAACGCTCCAACAGATAT CTGCAGTTGACCCGGGATTACGTGCGAGGACACTGTCCTGATAAACAAG ACACAGAGTGGCCAAGTGGAAACCAAAAGAACGACCCGCCGTCCGCTGCCCATCTGACGCTGGACGTGTCCAAGTCAAAGAAGAACCTGCAGGATCTGCACAAAGACAAAC ACTACCTGTCATGGAACGTAAAAGACGACACCGGCATCAGCTTCATCTCCAGCGACCTGCGCTACGTCAACGGCACCATCACCATCCCCACCCAGGGCCGCTACCACATCTACACCCACCTTACCTTCGACACCTACTCCAACAACCTGGACCAGGAGCAGCTGGTGGTGGATCACTCCATCGCTAGGATCTCCCGGGGCAGCCCCACCTACCTCGTCCTTGACAAGGTCAACCTTCAGCCCCGCGTCGTCAAGAGTAGCGACCTTGAGGGCACCTTCGAGCTGCGCCAAGGTGACGTTGTCAAGGTCATCGTCTCCTATCCCAGTTACTTGTACAATCTGCCTCAGACGAACGTGTTCGGCTTGTTTAAGCTGGTGTCGGGGTAG